In the genome of Populus trichocarpa isolate Nisqually-1 chromosome 10, P.trichocarpa_v4.1, whole genome shotgun sequence, the window gacgCAGTtcacaatcacaaaaaaaaatattaattgatgttaCGATTCACAAACACAATATCAATTGAATTCAAGACTAATCAGCTTGTAATGACAAGTCAAACCGGtcaattagtttaaaaataactagGGAAATCATAAAACTGTCAAAACAGGGGCTTGGGGTGATATTTTTGAAAACGATATCtaaaaactcatgtaaaaatttaagcgcgatccaattATCAAGTCAAGATTTATAGCCCTTTTGAGCCATCATTCAGGTTTAACACGACCGAACTTACTCTTGAACCTAGACCCGCCCAATAGTCCATAAATGCATCTCCCGAACCATCCATGTAATTGGATCAACTGGTGACCGGTTGAGCTAGAAGATTGATAATGACGTTACATATTAAGTTGATGTATTTTATAAACATGACATGTCTAAAAACAACAAggtgaaaatattatattttcacaaaaaaaataataattaaaaggtgTTATTCTGCcaaattttttaacttaatgtgcaaattttttaaaaaatccccTATATTATTAGATGACATTGTTGTACGGTCATGCAATCCACGTAGTCCTTGCAAGGTAAATGAACATCGTGTGTTGCAAAACTTCCCACCTATTCTTTACGGCCCAGAATGTCACCCTGTTAGGCCTCCAAATGTAGAATCACCACTCAATCATGGGCCCTTTGCTCACAATGATTGGACCTCTCAGCCGAGCCACACGATCAGTTATCCAAAATAGTTATAACCCTATCAAGACCACGGACCACCCACCCGATCTTGGTGCCTACaaattatcaatgatgtttttctaGCCACAGGATTGCTCACCATAAACACACAAGTGAGCCCATCAAATGATTAAAGAGTAGACACGTGTTATTAGAGGGTCCACCTTTGATCACCTGGGAGGGAGCCACCGACTACGTGGAGGCTCTATCACCGTTGTGGTTTCTGGTTTTCCGTGAAGATGGAAAGTTTTgacattttttccctttaatttcaatttatccTCGGGAGATATGGGGTAAATTCAGTTTCTTTCTCTAaatcgatatttttttaaaagttttaattaagtaCTAATGTCCTCCTTCGAGTAGCCTGgagcaagagaaaaaaagtattttttagtctttattCTCTTTAAATTCGATCATACaaaactctttgtttttttttaaaaaagaaattaatatgttCAGATCCTCTactctattttaaaaatctaaataataaaatatatatcaagcAGTGGATATCTCATCACTCAAGGTAATTATTCATCTTGGCCATACCTGGGCTACTGTCAAATTTATAGAATACAAGGTCACCCACTGTAAAAAATTATCTACCAGTCAGCTGGTACTAGTTCACACGCCCAACAATAATTTCACTGCTTCAAACAATCATCCTGCCTCTCCATGTCAGTCAAGGGCTCGTTAGGTGCAAATACTTTCACCAATTCATCGTGGCTCTTGGACAGTACTGGTGCTTCACACCATGTTACATCTGACCTGTGCAATCTCTCATTTCATGCTCTGCATAGTAGACTGGTTTCATCTCTCTCAAAACCcatcacaatattttttaattaaataatgctCTTTGTGTTCTTCATATGAAAAcgaatttgattttaatatccCGGTTTTGTATCATAAATAATGTATTCATTGAATTCTCACCCACTAATTTATCAACCTAATGAAGTCATTTTGATTCTGATGCGTGTATTTCTCCAATATTATCGCATgatagattaaatattattttatatctctttttatttaaggTAATGTattcatatttttgttaaaatattgtCACCTCATCTAAGAGCTTAAAATTACAGGTaagatttcaagatttaattttatataatataatgtagCTGATTGTAGTAGTAGCAGCCAAGGTTGCCACCTTCGCAAATTCTAGCCTCAAGATAAATTCTGCCAGTGATACCACATAAAATTGTCTCACGCCACAGTCGCGTTTTTTGCTTTCAAACATgaacacacaaaataaaagaagaggatGAATTAATTATTGGAATTCCCAGAAACCTGAGGCAGACATGTCGCAAACAAGCAAAGGGACCCATCACGGAGCTTATACATATCACAAGCTTGATGACCCCGTCAAATGATTGTAACCCAGCAGTTCAGAGGACATCAACTACCAACACGTGTGACTGTGAGTGTTCCCCTGCATCAGTGATTTGGGGCTCGTTACATGCCATGATTGGACCTCTGTCTCCAACCACAGGATCATTCGCATCAAATGATTGAAAGACAGACACGTCTTATTTGAGAACCCTGATTCGATTCATGTGGGATACCGTGCTCGATGGTATTTGAGGCTCAAATATAGAGGTCCAGAGGACTGCTTCGATTCGTGGTTTCACAGATCTGCACGCAATAGACCACTGAACGAATAAATGGCTCAGAGCCTTTTACTCTAACTCTTCTGATAACCAGAGGCCAAACGTGTTCGCTAAATTTTCCAAGCTATAACATGTTAGTCCGATACTATTATATCCACGGCAAGAGGAAAATGTTACTGAAGACTGTTCACGACGTGCCTGCGCTGAGCTTGTGGGGTAGCAAAATCTGGTCTACTTCTGCTGGGGAAATGACTCGTGCCTTTGTACAAGTTGGAATTCTTGGTTATGTCCTTACATTCCTAATTATGCTATTTAAATCCTTAATTAAATTGTCACTTTCCAATAAATCTTTCATTCTCTGTCTTCTTTCACGATTATTTGAGCTCCTAAGTGAATTAGATGGAGTGCTACAAATGATGCAAGCTTAGCTCCAGGGCTAGTGGACAGTACACGTGCTGGAGGGGAAAAAACCAGCTTTGTGCTGCATAATAGCGGGGAATGTAATATTTGTACATTTTAGAGAGATGACAACATATATTTTCAACCAATTAAACGCCAAAGGAAAAGCAGTTTTCTCAAGCAAGGGATCGGGATTTTTGTGAGATTAAacgcaagttttttttttaaaaaaataaaactatctGCGTGTTTAAAAGTGTGATTACGgttgttttaaaattgttttttacttataaatacattaaaataatattttttttattttttaaaaattaattttgacatctACATAtttaatgatctaaaaacatcaaaatatattaatttgaagtaaaaaaaataaaaataaatttaatttcttttaaaaatatttttaaaaatacaaaaacaaacagaaaaaaccTTTAATTTACAAGTGAagcttttcatttaattaattctcCAATGGGCCTAGTTGTTGTTTTCAGCATAGTCTAGGTTCAATTGTGCTAAAAAGGGGTGGCATTAAAGGATTGAAACTTGATCTTTCATGTGGAAATTAAATCAATACAATCTAGATATAAAGGCATTCTAGAGAATTAGCCATTGTTGTGCAGTACCAAATCGAGACATTAGCCATTGTtgtttccattaattttattttctcggtCCATGTTGGCCATCGCACATGCTCGCCTACACTAGGACAAATTGTGCAATTAGcatgcaaagtaaaaaaaaaaaaatagtaaattaacATAGTAGCaaatttttttggtgaaataatatttttttcaatgtcgCGGTTGTGAACcgcaataaaatattaattgatattacGGTTCACAAACACGACATCAATTGAATTCAAGACTAATCAACTTGTAATGACCAGTTAAATAGGTCAACCAGttcaaaaataacaaggaaaatcatAAAACTGCTAAAACAATGGCCTGAGGTGATATTTTTGAAAACGAtctctagaaactcatgtaaaagtTTAAGCATGATACAatgattgaattgaaatttatagCCCTTTTGAGTTATCATTCAGGTCTGGCGAGACCAAACCTTCTCTTGACCCTGAACCTGTCCTAATAGTTTATAAATGCATCTTCTAGGTTATTCACATAATTTATCCGAGGCAGATTATCATCTAGTTATGACAGACTCGCACTTGACTGcttaaaattattcattatCGCAAGTCTAACTATATTATTAtactcataaaatatatttgaaagaaaaaatttataaaattatgttttatatatgaaacaaatgattattttatataattggaTCAACCAGCCAACTGGTTGATATAGAGAATTGACAATGATACTATATTTTAAGTTATCATGCTTTAAAAGCGCGACATATTTAAATGTTGTTATTCCTAAATGTGATAGGATAAAAATATGCTATATcaccaaatcttttttaaaaaatattattcttgaaAAACTTTTAACTTAATTTGCATTTAAACATGATCACGATCAAAAGCCTTTTTATGGCCTGATCACGATCTTCTCCAAGAAAAACCTAGAAATTCATCTCCTTGGTACGGTTTTAAGCATCCAGCTTATCCTTGCAACACGAAATTTAAGCTAGTCGAGTTTCTGTGTAGAGTTTTGAGGTTTGGGTAAAATAATGAGTCTGAATCTTGTGTTCCAGCTTCTGCAGCTGGCTTTATTTCGTCAAAGTCCTCTATCTTGTGCTAATATATTATGTGAACCCATATCTGTAATGGCTGTCGATAAATTATTTATCGGATGCTGATATGGATGCAATTCCAATGATCCAATATATCATCACGAGTCTTCTCCTTTGTAAATATTTCTTAAGGAGAGTAAAAACTGTTTATGGATGTCTTTTATGAGGAACATGACAGAGTCACTGCTAACTGGAAGAAAAACTTGACCGTCACTTGTTCATTTTTCTCTCAGAAATCTCACCATTAGTTACTGTTCTCaatttagtaattattatttctcaattataataaaactagTATAACATTGTTCCGAGCCGAGAGAAGACATGGTACCAGGGACCGGAAGTCTGCCATGATGGAgatacaattttctttttctgtaacTTCTACTTTTACTGACGATCAACCAGCTACTGCTTTCAAAACAGGAACAGAAAATGTGGTTTTTCAGATTGAGTTTTTCAGAACAAGACCAATTCCTACTCGGGATAGATTTAGACAAAATGTGCAAGCTTAAGGATTTTAGTTTAGGGACGTTAAATGCCAGCACTGGACTACTCAaaggggagagagaaaagaacaaattgtaaaaacaaaataaacaggCATTTTCTAGCAAAACCTGCAATAACTACTAACACTTTTGATCATATTCTCCCATACAGGATGGCAGGACGAAACTTAGAATGTCAGTCACTCTATCACTCGATCACATTTCGTAGAGGGTGACAGAATTACAATTTGCATGCAACTATCTATATCTAAAACCGCCTCCTCAGACGCCTGCCATTGGGATTTGCTGATTCTTCTGGAGCCCCATCAGTCGCCAAATCAAGCCCAAGCATGCTGCTGCCACTCCTCTTCCTACCAGACAGAAGACTCGTGTTCTCATCTCCTGAAGCGAATGTCTTCAGCAACTCACATAACATTGAAGGGCAGCTCTCCTCTAAGTGCCGGAACCCTTCTGACTGCATTACCTCTGCAAAACAGAAACAATCAGGTTCAAATTCTCAGCAAAATATAGAAATATGCAAAAGAGAAACCAATATGATAAAATGATCGACTTCATTCCTGCTTCATGGGCAAATGCACTCAAGTTAGAATGCAATAAATTAATAGCAAAGGGTGCCTTCTTTTTAATGGTATATTGTTTTCTGTGGTgttatttcttaagaaaaaaggactggattaaaagaaaaattatgagcCATCAAATCAAACGACAACGTGGAAGTTATTGGTGGATTCTACCAATCTGGTGGCTTATAATGTTACACATTCTTCTTGCCTTTTCTTGTGAAGTAGCATACTCTACTGTTTTCAACGCAAGAACTGCCATGAACATACACTTCAAACCATGGCAAAATTTTGGCCTGGCATTCTGTCTGGGTTTTCCACGCTCAatcatgcaaaaacaaattcctCCAGAACAATCATGTTCTAATGCCTCTCCCTaggcattaaaaataaaaggttcaaaagaaagaaatggccAATATGGATAGTAGCAGTACACCtgatcataaaaagaaaagaaaagaacagaatTTGATTCATCTCTATACAGCCATATGATAAAACTCCTATAGTCTCAGATGGCCCTGATAATTTATCTCAAGCATACACTGCATTATATAAAGAAATGCCAAATGATAAATGGAACTTCCAGGATTCCTGTCTTACTCTCCACTAATAGCTAGTATTTCAATAAAGCAAATAGAGGGgctaaaaacattttttggATAAGAATGAGAATCTCACGTATTTTTATCCAGATCAAACAatgcaaaacaataaaactGATATAACTTGAATTTGCACCGCTCATAACCTACAAACGCACCTCCCAAGTTTGCTGGATTTGCTGCAAATTTCAAACAGATGGCCTTGAGTTGCATACACTGGTGCTGCTCGGCCAACGCCAGTGTTGTTGCTACTGTCTCGGCACTTAGTTCCTCACACAACTTTGATTCACATAACAATTTCAACCGATCTAAATTGTAAAGGTCAGAGACAGCCAACAGATGCTGTACCATATTGGTGGATGTGCACATCGATGTAGAACCCGTTATCTCATGCACATCAGGAAGTTTGTCCGTGTATATAAACAGAAGCATTGCCTGAATACACAGAACAGCCCAATCAAGTCACACCTGATTCTTTAAAACAAGTGACTATAACAGAGTTGATTTTGCATAAAGAACAAATTCAacactaggaaacctaatgaGGGTCTGAAATGCAACCGTTAGATATGATGAATCTAACAGAAAACAAAAGTTCTCCttttttaagaaacataaaaaagcaTACAAAGAAGGCACTTTTcctattctttttcttcaaatggTGGTGGATAGAAGTTAGAAAAAGAAGCTTACCTTGAATATCAAAGGATCAACATCCTTCACTGCTACTTTATCCATTTTAGGATCCCCAACAAGTCCAAAAAACTGAGCTCTGAAAACAGGTGAACGAGCAGCAAGGATCAACTTATGAGCTTTAAATGTCTCATCACCAACCTGGAAAGCTATGTCACAACCAGCTTCAGACTCCAGGAGTTCTTTAAGACCCTGACCCATGTCTGAAGGCGGAACTGAAATGGAGTACTGTTTCGGTCCTTCAAGATGTGTTCTGACAACTCCAACAGTGCAATTCATGATAAGGCAGTCGTCCTTCAGATAATCAGAAGTTTCCAGGGTTGTCCTTCGGAAGAAACGTTTGTAACCCCTGAAATGCATCAACAAAGTGTTATGCGAGGAAATATTGTCCCAGCCCCAATACCACCTGATTccccaaaagaaaaggacaaagaAGAGACGAGCATGAACTGATTAAACTCCTATGTGACATTTACAGGCACAAAATGCAAACAaccaaattttattaaacatgatGAAAATAAGTCTAACTAGGTTGGCAAAACTACCGATAATACAAGAAACCAACTCAGAGCAACAACACGTGGATATCTCCAAGTTCCCAGTGTCACAGGCAGGGATCAGTATGCTGGTTTGAGGAACACAATACATTGAAGGTACACTAAACTCATCTGCTCACCCAACAATGTACAATAGCAATGCACAAAGTAAAATCCCAAACAACATGCAGGTTGTGACAGTGGGAAACTTGAATTTCAGGCTAATagagagaaatttaaaaatttgtaaGGTGGTACTTGTTTATGAGATGTTTTCAGTTACGGCATTATATCATTCTTAGTTTGCTaaaggaggggggggggagagcGTGTAAATCTTCTAGCTATTGGGGaatatagggttttttttcttagaaggATCTTAATTTCCAGAGCATGTTATCATGGATTAATTGGGATCTGTCAAGGAGCACAACAAAAGAGCATTCCAGAGAAATAATCATATGCCACCTGTTTGGAGGACAAAAGGATTAAGACTATACGTAATTGAACATTAGATCTTTTGTTAGTGATATTACCTAAGAATTAAGTCTAGATCTCCCATCAAGATAACAATAATTACATAAATGTGACCTTCTACCCTCACCCAAGACAGTAGTAGCAGCACTATCACATGCTATTTTCTGTAAGCAGAGCTTCCATTTTACAATAGCAACTGTCATTTACTAACACACATTATCATATTGCTCCAAATACATTGCTCCTCTGACTAAAATCCCACATTCCTACACAACAGTCAAACACATAGCAGTATCCCATAAGAACAAATTTTCTGAATATAAACGTCCACTATGTGAACATGAAATCATACTACAATCTGCCACCAATCAAATCCAACGCGTGTGCTATTTATACTACCAAAAACAAACTCCTCTCGACAtcgatgatatctttttttctcattacatGAATTAACTTTCATGCAAAAGGTCCAAAAATCCCATCTTCACAAACTACAGGTGCATTGATAAAAATCCACTAATACTTAACCATCCACGTAAAACAGAGTTTTCAATAAACCAAAATTATCCAACCAAAACACAAGAAACAGAACTGaacaaaattgaaggaaaaaaaaacattaccacATGCTCCCTCTGTATTTCAACGAATAAGGTCCACTCTCCAACGCACGATCAAAATGACTATGCACTTTATGCTTCCCTTTCCCGCTCTGATCCACCAGCGTCAACTCAAACAAAGCCCTAACATCCGTTCCTTCGCTCGCTAATGCAATAAAAACCGACACATACATCGAACTATCTTCAGGGTTTTTCCCATCTGGGTAAAAATAAACCCCCCAATCATAACCACCTACATTGAAAACATCACTCGGTATGCATTTCCCAGCTCCCATCCCCTTCGCTAATGAATACCCCTTTATCGTAAACTGGTGAGACCCATTCACCGTCTCGTTTATTGACTTCGAACATGACTCCTTATCAATATCTGCCTTGAAATCGTCCATGATTTCATCGAAACATGGAAACCCTAGAAAAAGTTAGTTTCTTAGCTATGAATTCGAGTGAAATGAAtcaaaagatagaaaaatatgGAAGAATAGAACTTCAATTGAAGGAATTGCAGGATAATTTCGACGAATTACGGTCTTTTAAAGGTTAGGACAAACCCTATAATTAATTCATGGTCAAATAGGGTTTGAAGAGAAGGAAATGGAAGGATCGTAGAGAGACTGGGGGGTAAATAGGAGGGAATTGAAGGAAAAGACAGGTGAATTTGGCCGGGGAGAAGAGGAGAGGTTATAAAGAGACCGGTGGAGGCCTGTAAATGATAAAAAGTTGGAATATAAAGAAGTGAAAGTTAATTGGATTTTGTatggagggagagagagagagagagacgtggAGAGTTTTAATTTGTGGTCGATTTtgtatggttttgtttttgttgtacgGGTGGGGCTGGGATCGGGTTAGCGTCTGAAGACTCTGAACTCTCGAGAGGTCTGTCCCAAATGAATTTAGAGTATGTTTGATATTGCGGTAGCTATTatagttgtgatttaaaaaaaatattttataaaaagtatttttagttgagattggattgaaaaaatagatatttgattaaaaatatgattgaaattgaggttgaacaaaaaataatttaatgtgtttggttaagaatgcttttgaaattaaggttataaaataattttaaaaatatatatattgatattgatggtttttaatttaaatattgtagatttaaccatttctattatatcatgaaataaataatactttatataaaatattttttattatttcattaaactatctacaattccattatgtacaaaattcattcgataagaattacagttttcataattttttgagcgtgtaataaaatattaccaggaataaaattgatttgatattacagtgcgagtgaatttaattcactctacactGGTTTTTcgggaaaaaatattgttcacatgaTAGcacgagtgaatttaattcactctaaactaatttttttaaaaaaaatattacaaaaaataaacacattgaaaaaaaaaaacagtgctagtgaattgcactgttc includes:
- the LOC7458122 gene encoding BTB/POZ and MATH domain-containing protein 3, whose amino-acid sequence is MDDFKADIDKESCSKSINETVNGSHQFTIKGYSLAKGMGAGKCIPSDVFNVGGYDWGVYFYPDGKNPEDSSMYVSVFIALASEGTDVRALFELTLVDQSGKGKHKVHSHFDRALESGPYSLKYRGSMWGYKRFFRRTTLETSDYLKDDCLIMNCTVGVVRTHLEGPKQYSISVPPSDMGQGLKELLESEAGCDIAFQVGDETFKAHKLILAARSPVFRAQFFGLVGDPKMDKVAVKDVDPLIFKAMLLFIYTDKLPDVHEITGSTSMCTSTNMVQHLLAVSDLYNLDRLKLLCESKLCEELSAETVATTLALAEQHQCMQLKAICLKFAANPANLGEVMQSEGFRHLEESCPSMLCELLKTFASGDENTSLLSGRKRSGSSMLGLDLATDGAPEESANPNGRRLRRRF